The following proteins are co-located in the Sphingomonas donggukensis genome:
- a CDS encoding class I SAM-dependent methyltransferase, whose translation MNTTDAVDWHTSIAEDFAAGYDRSPRFRERLAVWRGLIARHVHGGDRVLDAGCGAGTFSFEAADRGARVEGIDGSPAMIALCRKRAAASPQADVRFDVALLETLSTRPAGSVDVVMSSSVLEYLPDLEGEVARLARLLPVGGRLLLSLPNAASRYRRIERLAFRLTRRPRYYAHVRSLATEAEMRDIFARCGLEMIETTDYAVPPGPAWLRRALGLDRGGQMLLVAVGRRGVDADATGTP comes from the coding sequence ATGAACACCACCGATGCCGTGGATTGGCACACTTCGATCGCCGAGGACTTCGCCGCCGGCTATGACCGGTCGCCGCGATTCCGCGAGCGGCTGGCGGTGTGGCGCGGACTGATCGCGCGGCACGTGCACGGCGGCGACCGGGTGCTCGACGCGGGCTGCGGCGCGGGCACCTTCAGTTTCGAGGCTGCGGATCGCGGCGCTCGGGTCGAGGGGATCGACGGCAGCCCGGCGATGATCGCGCTGTGCCGCAAGCGCGCGGCGGCCAGCCCGCAGGCCGACGTGCGTTTCGACGTGGCGCTGCTCGAAACGCTGTCGACGCGGCCCGCAGGCAGCGTGGACGTCGTGATGAGCTCCAGCGTGCTCGAATATCTTCCCGATCTGGAGGGTGAGGTCGCGCGCCTGGCGCGGCTGCTGCCGGTCGGTGGGCGGCTGCTCCTGTCGCTGCCCAACGCCGCGTCGCGCTATCGGCGGATCGAACGCCTGGCGTTTCGCCTGACGCGCCGACCGCGATATTACGCGCACGTCCGCTCGCTTGCGACCGAAGCGGAGATGCGCGACATCTTCGCGCGCTGCGGGCTGGAGATGATCGAGACGACCGATTATGCCGTCCCACCGGGCCCTGCATGGCTGCGCCGCGCACTGGGGCTCGACCGCGGCGGGCAGATGCTGCTGGTCGCGGTGGGTCGGCGGGGGGTGGATGCAGATGCTACGGGTACGCCATGA
- a CDS encoding sugar transferase — translation MHSVSPLSRMRYQLGGALLVAGLLPYAWQLALEGTWRSDNPGLLWTLTAVLVAIVSGFYALRAISAYPGVKAGIFVIPAFLASYAFVFTLLVLTRIDYVRPVLFFSVLACVGWFLTIHASVSRARRMTIAIAPFGDVGDLRELDGVEWLWLTTPSLPDRPIDGVVADLRADMPDEWERMLAEQTLAGTMVYHVKQLREALSGRVLIDHLSENTFGSLMPVAAYVGIKRVLDTLVALALLPLFAIVFAVLYVVVKLDSPGPFIFRQQRVGYRGHQFTMFKIRTMRVPSRATDLTQRRAAAITADEDPRITRIGRFLRRMRIDELPQIANILRGEMSWIGPRPEAHALSEWYAHEIPFYAYRHIVRPGISGWAQVNQGHVAEVHEVHEKLQNDFYYIKYFSPWLDLLIVVRTLATVLTGFGAR, via the coding sequence GTGCATAGCGTCAGCCCGCTCAGCCGCATGCGCTACCAACTCGGTGGCGCATTGCTGGTCGCAGGCCTGCTGCCCTACGCCTGGCAGCTCGCGCTCGAGGGCACGTGGCGCTCGGACAATCCGGGCCTCTTGTGGACGCTGACGGCGGTGCTGGTGGCGATCGTGTCCGGCTTCTACGCCCTGCGCGCGATCAGTGCCTATCCGGGCGTGAAGGCCGGCATCTTCGTGATCCCGGCGTTTCTGGCAAGCTACGCCTTCGTCTTCACGCTGCTGGTGCTGACGCGCATCGATTACGTCCGGCCCGTGCTGTTCTTCAGCGTGCTCGCCTGCGTCGGGTGGTTCCTGACGATCCACGCCTCGGTCAGCCGGGCGCGGCGGATGACCATCGCCATCGCCCCGTTTGGCGACGTCGGTGACCTGCGCGAGCTGGACGGGGTCGAATGGCTCTGGCTGACCACGCCGTCCTTGCCCGACCGGCCGATCGACGGCGTTGTCGCCGACCTGCGCGCCGACATGCCCGACGAATGGGAACGGATGCTGGCCGAACAGACGCTGGCGGGCACGATGGTCTATCACGTGAAGCAGCTGCGCGAGGCGCTGTCAGGGCGCGTGCTGATCGATCACCTGAGCGAAAACACCTTCGGGTCGCTGATGCCGGTTGCGGCCTATGTCGGGATCAAGCGCGTGCTCGACACGCTGGTGGCGCTGGCGCTGCTGCCACTGTTCGCGATCGTGTTCGCGGTGCTGTACGTGGTCGTGAAGCTCGACAGCCCGGGGCCCTTCATCTTCCGCCAGCAGCGCGTCGGCTATCGTGGCCATCAGTTCACGATGTTCAAGATCCGCACGATGCGCGTGCCGTCTAGGGCCACCGATCTCACGCAGCGACGTGCGGCGGCGATCACCGCGGACGAGGATCCGCGGATCACCCGCATCGGTCGCTTCCTGCGCCGCATGCGGATCGACGAACTGCCGCAGATCGCGAACATCCTGCGCGGCGAGATGAGCTGGATCGGCCCGCGTCCGGAGGCGCACGCGCTGTCCGAATGGTACGCCCATGAAATCCCGTTCTATGCCTATCGCCACATCGTCCGGCCGGGCATCTCGGGCTGGGCGCAGGTGAACCAGGGCCATGTCGCCGAAGTGCACGAAGTGCACGAAAAGCTGCAGAACGATTTCTACTACATCAAATATTTCTCGCCGTGGCTCGACCTGCTGATCGTCGTGCGGACACTGGCGACGGTCCTGACGGGGTTTGGCGCGCGATGA
- a CDS encoding nucleotide sugar dehydrogenase, with protein MDTAERVVVIGLGYVGLPLAVALARTTEVWGLDVDAQRIAELRDGHDRTGEIDAERLAASPLTLTSDPADCPPADIYIVTVPTPVDADNQPDLSIVRAATRTVAGMIDPERTPIIVYESTVYPGVTEDICGPEIAAITGLTCGRDFFLGYSPERINPGDREHTVDRIMKVVAGQTPDVLDRVAALYERVTTGGVFRAASIKAAEAAKVIENAQRDINIAFMNEITRIFSRIDLSVWDVLAAARTKWNFLPFQPGLVGGHCIGVDPFYLSHLSETLGYHPQVILAGRGTNDTMAAWAADAIHARAGKAGRTLILGLTFKENVPDLRNSKVADLIARFTALGHDVTVHDPLADADEAGHEYGVTLDAGALSRDYDLVVLAVAHQDYLAMGADALAGLVVPGGVFADLKNGVPALRGRDGIGYWSL; from the coding sequence ATGGACACGGCGGAACGGGTGGTGGTGATCGGGCTCGGCTATGTCGGGCTGCCGCTGGCCGTGGCACTCGCACGGACGACCGAGGTGTGGGGCCTGGACGTCGATGCCCAGCGGATCGCCGAATTGCGCGACGGGCACGACCGGACGGGCGAGATCGATGCGGAGCGGCTGGCGGCGTCCCCGCTGACGCTGACGAGCGATCCGGCGGACTGTCCGCCAGCGGACATCTATATCGTCACCGTGCCGACCCCGGTCGACGCCGACAATCAGCCCGACCTGTCGATCGTGCGCGCGGCGACCCGCACCGTCGCCGGCATGATCGACCCTGAGCGCACACCGATCATCGTCTACGAGAGCACCGTCTATCCGGGCGTGACCGAGGATATCTGCGGGCCGGAGATCGCCGCGATCACCGGGCTGACGTGCGGGCGCGATTTTTTCCTCGGCTACTCGCCCGAACGCATCAATCCCGGTGACCGTGAACATACCGTCGACCGCATCATGAAGGTGGTCGCGGGGCAGACGCCCGACGTGCTCGACCGCGTGGCCGCGCTCTACGAACGCGTGACGACCGGCGGCGTGTTTCGCGCAGCCTCGATCAAGGCCGCCGAAGCGGCCAAGGTCATCGAGAACGCGCAGCGCGACATCAACATCGCGTTCATGAACGAAATCACCCGCATCTTCTCGCGCATCGACCTGTCGGTGTGGGACGTGCTGGCGGCGGCGCGGACGAAGTGGAATTTCCTGCCGTTCCAGCCCGGGCTGGTCGGCGGACACTGCATCGGGGTTGATCCCTTCTACCTCAGCCATCTGTCGGAAACGCTCGGCTATCATCCGCAGGTGATCCTGGCGGGCCGCGGCACCAACGACACGATGGCCGCCTGGGCGGCCGATGCCATCCACGCCCGCGCGGGCAAGGCGGGGCGGACGCTGATCCTGGGGCTGACGTTCAAGGAAAACGTGCCCGACCTGCGCAACAGCAAGGTCGCGGACCTGATCGCGCGTTTCACGGCGCTGGGCCATGACGTGACCGTGCACGATCCGCTCGCCGACGCGGACGAGGCAGGTCACGAATACGGCGTGACGCTGGACGCAGGCGCCCTGTCGCGCGACTACGACCTGGTCGTGCTGGCGGTCGCGCATCAGGACTATCTGGCGATGGGCGCCGACGCGCTGGCCGGGCTGGTCGTGCCGGGCGGGGTGTTCGCCGACCTGAAGAACGGCGTGCCCGCGCTGCGCGGCCGCGACGGCATCGGTTACTGGTCGCTGTAA
- a CDS encoding NAD-dependent epimerase: MRILVTGVAGFIGMNVARRLLARGDEVIGIDCVNDYYTVSLKEDRLKLLADESDDRFTHLRIDFADHEALDAALADQRFDRIVHLGAQAGVRYSIENPRAYVQANLVGHLNMMEVARHRRVEHFVYASSSSVYGGNTNLPFSVDDRVDHPLSLYAATKKADELMSETYAHLYRLPQTGLRFFTVYGPWGRPDMAMWIFTKAILEGTPIAVFNNGDMQRDFTYIDDIVSGVVACLDNPPPDDGAVKAGGSIGPHRIYNIGNHRSEQLNHMIDLIERACGKKAIRDLQPMQDGDVPATYADIDAIQRDLGFQPSTTIDQGVPRFVEWYRDYHGV; the protein is encoded by the coding sequence ATGCGCATACTCGTCACCGGCGTTGCCGGCTTTATCGGCATGAACGTCGCGCGGCGGTTGCTGGCGCGCGGTGACGAGGTGATCGGCATCGATTGCGTCAACGACTACTACACGGTGTCGCTGAAGGAGGACCGGCTGAAGCTGCTCGCCGACGAAAGCGACGACCGCTTCACCCACCTGCGCATCGACTTCGCCGATCACGAGGCATTGGACGCGGCGCTCGCCGACCAGCGGTTCGACCGGATAGTCCACCTCGGCGCGCAGGCCGGCGTGCGCTATTCGATCGAGAATCCGCGCGCGTACGTGCAGGCGAACCTGGTCGGGCACCTCAACATGATGGAGGTCGCGCGCCACCGCCGGGTCGAGCATTTCGTCTATGCGTCGTCGTCGTCGGTCTATGGCGGCAACACCAACCTGCCGTTCAGCGTCGACGACCGGGTCGACCATCCGCTGTCGCTCTATGCCGCGACGAAGAAGGCGGACGAGCTGATGAGCGAGACCTACGCCCATCTCTACCGCCTGCCGCAGACCGGCCTGCGCTTCTTCACGGTCTATGGTCCGTGGGGGCGCCCCGACATGGCGATGTGGATCTTCACCAAGGCGATCCTGGAAGGAACGCCGATTGCGGTGTTCAACAACGGCGACATGCAGCGCGACTTCACCTATATCGACGACATCGTGTCGGGCGTGGTCGCGTGCCTCGATAATCCGCCGCCCGACGACGGCGCGGTGAAGGCGGGGGGCAGCATCGGCCCGCACCGCATCTACAACATCGGCAACCATCGTTCCGAACAGCTGAACCACATGATCGACCTGATCGAGCGGGCCTGCGGGAAGAAGGCGATCCGCGACCTGCAACCGATGCAGGACGGCGACGTGCCCGCGACCTATGCCGATATCGACGCGATCCAGCGCGACCTTGGCTTCCAGCCGTCGACGACGATCGATCAGGGCGTACCGCGCTTCGTCGAATGGTACCGCGACTACCACGGCGTGTGA
- the cydB gene encoding cytochrome d ubiquinol oxidase subunit II: protein MSVSIDLATAWAFIIAFAVFAYVVLDGFDLGIGILFPAFGVGEERDQAMNSIAPVWDGNETWLVLGGGGLMAAFPLAYAIVLPALYPPMIAMLLALVFRGVAFEFRWRDPAHRAFWDFAFTAGSVTAAFAQGVTLGALLQGIKVANRSYAGGWLDWLTPFSLLTGASVVAGYALLGACWLIWKTEGGAQDHAFRLAKRAGVITLAAIVAVSAATPFLQGRYFARWFAWPAILEVAIVPVLVAVLSIAFVRALAKRHERAPFLLVLALFGLSFAGLGISIFPTIVPPDVTIWQAAAPENAQVFMLIGAGIMVPIILAYTAWAYWVFRGKVGEGYH, encoded by the coding sequence ATGAGCGTCTCGATCGATCTCGCCACCGCCTGGGCGTTCATCATCGCCTTTGCCGTGTTCGCCTATGTCGTGCTCGACGGCTTCGATCTGGGCATCGGCATCCTGTTCCCGGCGTTCGGGGTGGGGGAGGAGCGCGACCAGGCGATGAATTCGATCGCGCCGGTGTGGGACGGGAACGAGACGTGGCTGGTGCTGGGCGGCGGCGGGCTGATGGCGGCGTTCCCGCTCGCCTATGCCATCGTCCTGCCCGCGCTCTACCCGCCGATGATCGCGATGCTGCTGGCGCTCGTTTTCCGCGGGGTGGCGTTCGAATTCCGCTGGCGCGATCCCGCCCACCGCGCATTCTGGGACTTCGCCTTCACCGCCGGATCGGTGACCGCGGCGTTTGCGCAAGGCGTGACGCTCGGCGCGCTGCTCCAGGGGATCAAGGTGGCCAACCGATCCTACGCCGGCGGCTGGCTCGACTGGCTGACCCCGTTCTCGTTGCTGACCGGCGCGAGCGTCGTCGCGGGCTATGCGCTACTCGGCGCGTGCTGGCTGATCTGGAAGACCGAAGGCGGCGCGCAGGACCACGCCTTCCGCCTCGCCAAGCGCGCGGGCGTCATCACGCTGGCCGCGATCGTCGCGGTCAGCGCGGCGACTCCGTTCCTGCAAGGCCGCTACTTCGCGCGCTGGTTCGCGTGGCCGGCGATCCTGGAGGTGGCGATCGTGCCGGTGCTGGTTGCGGTGCTCAGCATCGCCTTCGTCCGTGCGCTCGCCAAGCGCCACGAACGCGCGCCGTTCCTGCTGGTGCTGGCGCTGTTCGGCCTGAGCTTCGCGGGCCTGGGCATCAGCATCTTCCCGACGATCGTCCCGCCCGACGTCACCATCTGGCAGGCCGCCGCGCCCGAAAACGCGCAGGTCTTCATGCTGATCGGCGCCGGCATCATGGTGCCGATCATCCTCGCCTATACTGCCTGGGCCTATTGGGTGTTCCGCGGCAAAGTGGGCGAGGGCTATCACTGA